The following DNA comes from [Chlorobium] sp. 445.
GGGTGCAGATATCACGGTCGTTAGCACTTTGCAACTTAATGACCATGCGATTGATCTGAATGGTGGGAGTATTACAATGAATGCTACTGGGCTTGTATATCCGGGCACGGGGTCACCTTCTCCTTCCGATGTCGGCAGAGTATATGGTGGAAATTTTATTCACAATGTCAGCACGGTGGTAGCCGATAAAGTTTTTCCGCTTGGAACTCCTACGAGCCGGCGCTATGCGATTGTCAGTTACACGAATGCGCCGTCCTCTTCTGGGACGCTCACTGGCTTTTCAACCGAGGGCAATGCTCCTTCTGAAGATTTTTCTTTTGTTTCTCCTATTGGTGTTACTGCACCGTTTTATTGGACGCTCAACGAGGGTGCTGGTCTCGGTGGCGGATTTTACACGCTCACTTTGGTTGCCGATAATGTGTCTGGGGTGTTGAACCCTTCCGCGCTTCGCATTGTCAAGCGCAGCACTAGCAGTAGTCCATGGATATTTAATGGTACACTTGCTTCAGTGAATTTCTCGGGCGGTACGGTTAGTATTATTTACACGGGCATGAGTGGTTTTTCGGAGTTTAGTATTGGCAGCGATCCGAGCGACAATCCGTTGCCTGTGGAGCTTACGAGTTTTCGTGGCACGCCGACGGCGCAAGGGGTGTCTTTGAGTTGGAGCACAGCATCTGAGCGAAACAATGCAGGCTTTATTTTGATGCGCGATGATGTGGCGATTGCGTCGTATCAGTTTTCACCAGCTTTGCGTGGCAAGGGCACGACAAGTTCGGCTTCAACTTATGCTTTTCTTGATGCTAATGTGGAGATGGGCAAGACTTACACTTATCGCCTGCGCTCTGTAGATTTTGACGGCACGATTCATGACTATGCGCCGCGTGTTGTGGTAGAAGTACGTGAGCTGATTACGCCACCCGTGTTTGAGTACAACTTAGAGCAAAACTATCCTAATCCGTTCAACCCGACGACGAACATCAAGTATTCGATTCGCTCAGCAGGGCTTGTTTCGCTCAAAGTCTATGATCTCTTAGGTCGTGAGGTTGCTACGCTGGTCAATCAAGTGCAGCAGCCGGGCGAGTATCAAGTCACCTTCAACGCTAGCAACCTTACAGCCAGCGGGATGTATATTTATCGCTTGCAATCTGGCAACTTTACACGCACCATGAAGATGATGCTGGTCAAGTAAGGTCTTGCACAGCTTGAAAATCAAGAGGCGTCTTGCTCAGGACGCCTTTTTTGTTTGTCGGCTTAGAGGTTTAGACTTGTGCGAGATGCAGCGTTTAGGTATTTCTGAACATCACGGCACTTTTTTTAGGGGTGTCGACGACACGGCTACCGAGGCGCAGGCTCAAGACGAACTGACCTTCTTCTTCGTTTAAAGACGAGATGCCGATGATGTCTGTAATACCATGCTCCATGAGCAAGGCGGTCACTCGATTTTGTTTAAGCACGTCGGTCAAATTGAAGCGCAGTGAGGCTGGGCGCACTTCGCCGCCACACATGCGGAAGGCGGGTAGAAAGTCGACATGCTCGACACTTTTTGCGATAGCTTGCAAGACTTTTTTTTCACCGCGCTTGGTATTGAGATAGGCTTGCCAGAGTTTATTTGGGAGACTTTGCCAGACATTTCCTGAAATGATAGAGAGTTTGCCAGCGCGCTCAACGACGGCGTAGTGATATTCGGAATTGATAATGAGTTCAGAGATATGCAGTGGCAAGACACAAAAGAGCGACGGTCCAAACGGCTGCACGTGGAAGAATTTGAGTTCAAACCACTTGTCGTGAATGACAAGATGCGGTTTTTGAATTGGGCTATCGCGCTTTGTAATGGCTTCGAGGAAAAGGTTGCAGACTTTTTCTGGGATGACCACATCGGCTTGTGCTGAGATATGCTTTGCCACGGCTCTTGCGGCGGCGCCTGCAGTTGAAAGTGCCGATGCAATGCCTTTTATCCAAGTTCCTAACCCCATCGCACCCTCCTTACTTCAAAATTGGTGGCGTATAGAATTCTGAATAAAACTAAGTTTTACCGCATTTTTTTCGGCATGCGCTGCCTATGCTATACAGTCGATTTGGTCGAAATTCATAGCAAAGTGGCACAAGGTTATGGATTTTGCAAATGATTCTGATTGCGCAACAAGTCCTCTGCGATACGGTAAGGCGAGTCGTGCTGTGCCAGTCGTTGGTGCAGTTCTTCTATGCGCGCTTCTGTCCAGAAGGCGTGGCGCCATTTTTCTTCGACGATGCGGCGTACAAAATTTTGCTGTCGCTGCCTGCGTTTTTGCGCCAGCTGTGCGTTTTTTTCCAGAAACGCGCGATGTGCCTTGATTGCTTCATAGAGCTCCGTGATGCCTTTGCCCATTGTGGCGACCGTCTTGACCACTTTTGGCAGCCACGACTCTGCCGAGTGTGGGCGCAATTCTAAACTTGCTGAAAGCGCTTGTACTGCTTTATCTGCATCTTGATGGTCGGCTTTGTTCATCACGAAGATATCGCCGATTTCCATAAGCCCGGCTTTCATGGCTTGAATAGCGTCGCCAGATTCAGGCACGAGTGCCACGACGGTTGTATCGGCGGCACTTACGACATCGAGCTCGGATTGTCCGACACCCACGGTTTCAAAAATGATGAAGTTGTAGCCAGCGGCATCGAGCACGTCGGCAACTTCCGTGGCTTTTCGTGCCAGTCCGCCCAGACTGCCACGTGTTGCCATAGAGCGAATAAAGACGCCTTCATCGAGCATCACTTCACTCATTCGCACTCTATCGCCCAGCAGTGCCCCACCGGTGAAGGGGCTAGTTGGATCGACGGCAATTACAGCGACTTTTTCACCGCTGAGACGCAACTGGCGCGTGAGTTTGTTTGTCAGGGTGCTTTTGCCAGCGCCGGGCGGTCCTGTGATGCCAATGCGGTAGGCTCTACCAACCTTCGCATAGAGCTCGGAGAGAATGGATTCTGCGGCAGGTTCGCTATTTTCCACGCGCGTCAGCATGCGCGCAAGTGCGCGCTTGTCGCCTTGCAAAATTCTCTCGGTGAGCGTTTTCTCGGTTAAGGGCAGAGATGACAAAGCGTCGCTCATTCAAGCCATAGCTGAGTTTGAAATTTTAATGAATTACAAAGATACCGTTTTAGCAATTTTTAAGCGATGGATTTTACAACAAACTTTCACGGTATTGATTTTCAATGACCACAACTCGCACTTTGTCTGCCGCACTCACATGGCGATATAGCCTCATCATTGGCACTGTTGCCTTTCTTTTCTTTGTGCCTTTTCTCGGTGCCGTCCATCTTTTTGATTGGGACGAAATCAACTTTGCTGAATCTGCACGCGAGATGCTTGTTACTGGCAACTATGCACGCGTGCAAATCAACTTTGAACCTTTTTGGGAAAAACCGCCGCTTTTTATTTGGCTGCAAGCGCTCTCCATGCATGTTTTCGGTGTAAGTGAATTTGCTGCGCGTTTGCCTAATGCTCTTTGCGGCATCATCACGCTGCTGCTGCTGTTCCGTATAGGCACACAGCTTTACGATGAACGATTCGGTCTTTTTTGGTCGCTCAGTTACTTCGGCTCATTCTTGCCACATTTTTATTTCAAGACTGCTATCATTGACCCTGTATTCAATCTTTTCATCTTTCTTGGTGTGTATTGTTTTTTTGCGCCTCACAGCTGTCTGCTGATACCCGTCTCTCGGCACGAGTCCAATTTATTCTGCTCTCTGGCGCCTGTATCGGGCTTGGCATCATGACAAAGGGTCCTGTTGCCCTGCTTGTATCTGCACTTTCAGGCGTCATCTACACGCTTGTTCTTTTTTTATCGCCGGCGGCGCTGGGTCTTGACACTCTGCGATGGCATCTTCTTTGGTGTGGTGGCGTTGCTGGTCTCCGCGCTGTGGTATGGTGTGGAGACACTGCGCAATGGCTGGTGGTTTCTCGACTCCTTTATCCGTTATCAAATCGGTCTTTTCCGCGAACCTGTAGCTGGACATGGTCAGCCGTTCTACTACCATGTTGTGGTCTTGCTGTTCGGTGTCTTTCCTGCTTCTTTCATTGCCTTAGGGGCATTGCGTCGTTCCTCTTCGTTTGCTGACAGTGAGGTACAGTCCGCATTTGCCCTGCTTATGGCAATTGTGTTTGGTGTTGTGCTTACGATCTTTTCCATCTCGACAACGAAAATCGCCCACTACTCCTCGCTCTGCTATTTTCCGATTACTTTCTTTGCTGCGCGCGAAATTCATCGAATTCTTTTAGGTGCAGCATCTTGGGGCAAACTGGCACGTTTAGCTTGCGCTGGGTTTGGGGCACTGGTGGCACTTTTGCTCACGCTCTTTCCTCTTGCACTGATTTATGTAGAGCGCATTTTACCTTTTGTGAAAGATGAGCTCATCAGAGCCGTGCTGCAATCGCCTGTTGAATGGCGTAGCTACGAATGGCTTATTGGGGCATTTTATTTTCTTTTTGTAGTGCTAAGCACGGTCTTGCTTTGGCAAAAGAAGTTTGAGCTTGGGTTTGGCATGCTGTTTTTTTCCACAGGACTGACATTGCATCTTTTTACACTTTTCATTGCGCCCAAAGTGGAAGCCTACATCCAAGCCGAACCAATTGCTTTTTACAAATCCCTTCAAGATGAAGATTGCTATATCGTTACGGGCTACAAAAGTTATGCGCCTTATTTTTATGCGCGCTTTCGTCCGCAGCAATGCCCTAGCAATCTTGACCATGAGTGGCTTGCAACGGGTCCTATCACAAAGCCCGCGTATTTTGTAGCCAAACTTGACGGTGCAGCTTGGTATGAACAATTTCCCGAACTGAAGGTCATCAAACGCAGCGGCGGCTATGTCTTCTTCAAACGCGATGTGCCGCATGTACCCTAAGCGAGCCTCAAAGGCGATGACGGTTCAATGGCTTAGTGGAAGTGTAGAGTGTTTGCTGCGTTTGCACCGCTTTACATGCACGCATACTTTGCTATGTCGGATTGCGTCAGATTGGCTATATTTATGTTTCTATCTTTTTTAGCGCTTATCTAAAATGACTTATCGCACACACTTTTGCGGCATGCTTCGCCGCGAGCATATCTCAGAGGAAGTCAAACTTGCTGGCTGGATTCACCGCAAACGCGATCATGGTGGACTGATTTTCGTGGATTTACGCGATCACACGGGCATCTGTCAGCTTGTCTTCGAGCCCGATTATGCCGAGATTTTTCATCAGATTGAACATCTGCGTGTGGAGTCTGTGATTACGGTGCAAGGTAAGGTCGTGCCGCGTGCAGAAGACACCATCAACGAGCATTTGCCCACAGGTGAAATTGAGTTACGCGTCAGTGCGCTGACGGTTGAAAATGCTGCTGCGCCTATGCCCTTTCCTATTGCTGACGAGGTTCCGACGTCGGAAGACTTGCGCCTCAAATACCGCTTTCTTGACTTAAGGCATAAGCATCTGCACGAGAATATTCTTTATCGCTCAAAGATGATTTTTGAGATTCGCAAATATCTCGTGGGCTTAGGCTTCAATGAAATTCAGACACCGATTCTCACCTGCAGCTCCCCTGAAGGCGCACGCGATTATCTTGTACCGAGCCGATTGCATCCGGGCAAGTTTTATGCGCTGCCACAGGCTCCGCAGCAGTTCAAACAACTTTTGATGGTCGCGGGATTCGACAAATACTTTCAAATTGCGCCTTGCTTTCGCGATGAAGATGCGCGCGCTGATCGCAGCCCCGGTGAGTTCTATCAGCTCGATATGGAAATGTCTTTCATCACGCAAGATGAACTCTTCGAAGTGCTCGAAGGGCTTTTCGACCACCTTACCAAGACGCTCTCGCACAAGCGTATCATGCAACTGCCCTTTCCGCGCATTAAGTACCTTGATGCCATGAACCGCTACGGCTCTGACAAGCCCGACCTTAGAAACCCCCTCGTCATTGAAGATGTTACGGATATCTTTGTTGGCTCATCGTTCAAAGTCTTCGCACAGAACACCAGCAAAGGCAAGTGCATCAAAGCGCTCGTGCTCAAAGGCAAAGCCAATGAACCGCGTCTATTCTACGATAAAGCTGAAGACTACGCCAAAACCGAGCTTGGCTTACCCGGGCTGGCTTACATTCGCTATCGCGAGAATGAAGTGCAAAGTCCAATTTACAAATTTCTCTCTGAGACTGAAAAAGCACGCTTGGTTGAACGCTTGCAGCTTGAAACAGGCGATGTAGTTTTCTTTGCCGCCGGCGCATGGGAAAAGACTTGCAAAGCCATGGGCGCTATTCGAAATTACTTTGGCAAGAATTATCCGCTCGACAAAGATTTGCTTGCCTATTGCTGGATTGTGGACTTTCCCATGTTCGAATACAACGAGGAGCAAAAGAAAATTGACTTCTCACATAATCCCTTCTCGATGCCACAAGGTGGCTTAGAGGCCCTGCTGACAAAAGATCCGCTTGAAGTGATTGCCTATCAATACGATATTGTTTGCAACGGCATTGAGCTTTCTAGTGGGGCAATTCGCAATCATAAGCCAGAGATTATGTACAAAGCCTTCGAGATTGCTGGATACACGAAAGAAGAAGTCGACGAAAAGTTTGGTCATATGATTCGCGCCTTTGAGCATGGTGCACCGCCACACGGCGGTATTGCGCCCGGCATTGATCGAATCGTGATGCTCTACCGTGATGAACATAATATCCGCGAAGTGATTGCCTTCCCCATGAACCAAAAAGCCCAAGACTTGATGACCGGCGCACCTTCACCTGTCTCAGAAAAACAGCTCCGTGAATTGCACATCAAACTCGACTTACCAAAGAACGACGCAGAGTAGTCGCCGCTGCTCAACTCTTTGCAATTTTTTCGTATCTTGATATGCTTTTGTAACTGAGCGCGTCCTCAAAAAGCCAAAGCAGTATGATTCTTACCATCACGATTTTCTTACCCTTCCTTGCTTCGTTTTTGCTTTTTGCCTTTGCTCGTGCTGAGAGATTCGCAAAATTGTATGCTGTGCTCGTTACCCTTGTTACTTTCGGGCTAGGACTCTTTCTTGCTTTGAACTTCAATGCAGAGGCTGGGTTTCAATTTCAGCATGTGGCACTCGAGCAGTGGCTCGGCAGTTCTGCCGACATCAAATACAGTGTTGCACTCGATGGTCTTTCTCTTGCACTCTTTGTGTTTGCAACTTTCATGTTCATGCTGGGTGCTCTGGCATCGTGGTCAGTAGAAAAATCAGTGTGCGAATACTTTTTCTTTCTCTTGATGCTGGAGACCTGCATTCTTGGCATTTTTGCTGCCACCGACCTTTTTCTTTACTACATTTTTTGGGAAGCGATGCTCATTCCAATGTACTTCCTGATTGGGATGTGGGGCGGAGCGCGTCGCGCAGAAGCGGCTACAAAGTTTGTGCTCTACATGCTCACTGCCTCTCTCGTGATGCTTGTTGGAGTTATCTATGTTGGATACATGGGTCGCGAAGTCAATGGTGGAATTTTTACGACCGACTACCAGAAATTGCTTGCTTTGCGTTTGCCCTTCGATGTTGAGCAAATTCTCTTTTGGATCTTTGGCTTGAGTTTCTTTGTTAAGTCGCCGCTTTTTCCGCTGCACACTTGGGCGGCAGATGTGTATTCGGAATCGCCAACGGGCGCAGTGCTCACAGGGGTCTTGCTCAAAATGGCACCTTATGCGCTGGTGCGGTTCAACCTCATGCTTTTTCCTGAAGCCTCTTTGTCCTATGCGCCCTTGATTGGTGTGCTGGCTGTGATTACGGTGCTCTATGGCGCATCAGTTGCCGCTGCACAGCGTCAGATGAAGCGCCTTCTAGCATTTTCGTCCGTTAGCCACTTAGGCTTTTTGATTCTGGGCATTTTTGCTTTCAGTGAAGAATCGCTGCAAGGCGTGATTTTGTACATGCTCGGCAGTGGTCTTAGCACAGGATTGCTTTTCCTTATTGTCGCTAAACTTGAGCAGGACTACGGCTCGAAAGATATGCACGACTACGGCGGCTTGAAGAAGACTATGCCACTGGCTGCTTCCGCATTTCTTGTCGCTGCCATGGCTTCTGTTGGCTTACCTGGCTTGTCAGGATTTGTTGGTGAGTTTTTGATTCTCATCGGGGCATTTAAGTCGCAGGCATTAGGCACAGGTCTGTATGCTTCACTTTCAGCCATTGGCGTCATTCTTGCTGTTGTCTACATGCTGCCTCTCACACAGCGCCTTTTCTTTGGAGAGATGCGTCAAGCGCTGAGCCAACTGCGAGACTTCAACCTGCGTGAAGCAGTAATTGCCACAACGATGATTCTTGCGATGCTTTGGCTTGGACTGATGCCAAACAGTGTGCTCAAGTTTTCCGCGTCTTCATCGCGTGCAACCATTGAGCATCTCAAAGCCATGCCCAAACAAGCCGAGCGCACACAAAGATTTTAAGGCAATTAGTTCTTCTATCACTCAACGCGCTTTTGTCAATGCTACACGATTTCTTGCTTTCTCTGCCCATTCTTACCACCACACTTTGGGTAGTGCTGCTCATTGTCATTGAGGCGCTGCTTCAACGGCATATCATCACAAAGTATCTTTCGCTTGTTGGTTTTGCAGTTGTCGCTGCCTCCACAGTTTATGTGTTTAGTGAGCAAGGGTTTGCATTCAGCGAAATGGTTCGCGCCAGCACGATTTCACATTTTGCAAATTTTGTGTTTCTGCTCTCGGGCGCTATCGTTACACTCATTTCAGACCGTTACCTTGAAGAGGAGCGCATTTGGTTCGGCGAGTATTATGTAATGATGTTCATTTCCATTTTAGGGATGATGCTGATGGCAAGTGCAGCGAATATGGCTGTACTTTTTATTGGACTAGAGACAATGTCGATTGCCCTTTACATTTTAGCAGGGTTAATGCGGCGTGACAGACGCTCCAACGAAGCAGCAATGAAATATTTTCTGCTCGGCTCGTTTGCCTCTGGATTTTTTCTCTACGGTATTGCGCTCATTTACGGTGCAACAGGAGAACTTGCTTTGCATCGAATCACAGAAGTCTTGCAACTGCGGGGTACTTCCCCACTGTTCTGGATAGGACTATCACTTTTGATGATTGGACTTTTCTTCAAGATCTCTGCAGTGCCTTTTCATCAATGGACACCAGATGTCTATCAAGGTGCGCCAACGCCA
Coding sequences within:
- a CDS encoding aspartate--tRNA ligase; the encoded protein is MTYRTHFCGMLRREHISEEVKLAGWIHRKRDHGGLIFVDLRDHTGICQLVFEPDYAEIFHQIEHLRVESVITVQGKVVPRAEDTINEHLPTGEIELRVSALTVENAAAPMPFPIADEVPTSEDLRLKYRFLDLRHKHLHENILYRSKMIFEIRKYLVGLGFNEIQTPILTCSSPEGARDYLVPSRLHPGKFYALPQAPQQFKQLLMVAGFDKYFQIAPCFRDEDARADRSPGEFYQLDMEMSFITQDELFEVLEGLFDHLTKTLSHKRIMQLPFPRIKYLDAMNRYGSDKPDLRNPLVIEDVTDIFVGSSFKVFAQNTSKGKCIKALVLKGKANEPRLFYDKAEDYAKTELGLPGLAYIRYRENEVQSPIYKFLSETEKARLVERLQLETGDVVFFAAGAWEKTCKAMGAIRNYFGKNYPLDKDLLAYCWIVDFPMFEYNEEQKKIDFSHNPFSMPQGGLEALLTKDPLEVIAYQYDIVCNGIELSSGAIRNHKPEIMYKAFEIAGYTKEEVDEKFGHMIRAFEHGAPPHGGIAPGIDRIVMLYRDEHNIREVIAFPMNQKAQDLMTGAPSPVSEKQLRELHIKLDLPKNDAE
- a CDS encoding methylmalonyl Co-A mutase-associated GTPase MeaB, producing the protein MSDALSSLPLTEKTLTERILQGDKRALARMLTRVENSEPAAESILSELYAKVGRAYRIGITGPPGAGKSTLTNKLTRQLRLSGEKVAVIAVDPTSPFTGGALLGDRVRMSEVMLDEGVFIRSMATRGSLGGLARKATEVADVLDAAGYNFIIFETVGVGQSELDVVSAADTTVVALVPESGDAIQAMKAGLMEIGDIFVMNKADHQDADKAVQALSASLELRPHSAESWLPKVVKTVATMGKGITELYEAIKAHRAFLEKNAQLAQKRRQRQQNFVRRIVEEKWRHAFWTEARIEELHQRLAQHDSPYRIAEDLLRNQNHLQNP
- a CDS encoding Fe-S-binding domain-containing protein, with product MILTITIFLPFLASFLLFAFARAERFAKLYAVLVTLVTFGLGLFLALNFNAEAGFQFQHVALEQWLGSSADIKYSVALDGLSLALFVFATFMFMLGALASWSVEKSVCEYFFFLLMLETCILGIFAATDLFLYYIFWEAMLIPMYFLIGMWGGARRAEAATKFVLYMLTASLVMLVGVIYVGYMGREVNGGIFTTDYQKLLALRLPFDVEQILFWIFGLSFFVKSPLFPLHTWAADVYSESPTGAVLTGVLLKMAPYALVRFNLMLFPEASLSYAPLIGVLAVITVLYGASVAAAQRQMKRLLAFSSVSHLGFLILGIFAFSEESLQGVILYMLGSGLSTGLLFLIVAKLEQDYGSKDMHDYGGLKKTMPLAASAFLVAAMASVGLPGLSGFVGEFLILIGAFKSQALGTGLYASLSAIGVILAVVYMLPLTQRLFFGEMRQALSQLRDFNLREAVIATTMILAMLWLGLMPNSVLKFSASSSRATIEHLKAMPKQAERTQRF